One Bombus pyrosoma isolate SC7728 linkage group LG7, ASM1482585v1, whole genome shotgun sequence genomic window carries:
- the LOC122569830 gene encoding uncharacterized protein LOC122569830, producing the protein MADCMNVDVPVVGTPDTKKGQKYYQRFVSLSDVRSRSQGTLCKFTQEVRVVSERPLRRPRRRRLPGGIRERRHGRKSCNTVVSRRYGLPTGAYRYTQALCRTEVEYGLYWRHLLHG; encoded by the exons ATGGCTGACTGTATGAACGTCGACGTACCAGTGGTGGGTACACCGGATACGAAGAAGGGCCAAAAATACTATCAACGATTCGTGTCGCTGTCA GACGTTCGTTCACGATCACAGGGCACCCTTTGCAAGTTCACGCAAGAGGTTCGCGTTGTCTCAGAGAGACCGCTACGCCGCCCACGTCGTCGCCGATTACCGGGAGGTATACGTGAAAG GCGGCACGGACGCAAATCCTGCAATACGGTAGTCAGTAGGCGGTATGGCCTACCAACAGGCGCATACAGGTATACGCAAGCTCTTTGTCGGACGGAGGTGGAGTACGGGTTATATTGGCGCCACCTCCTGCACGGTTAA